A single window of Sparus aurata chromosome 12, fSpaAur1.1, whole genome shotgun sequence DNA harbors:
- the dab2ipb gene encoding disabled homolog 2-interacting protein isoform X10 has product MDPDTSTQPEPQNESPPERTGRRRSMPGSSSDKTAPTMEATSTAATPFRVTVSTGFLSRRLKGSIKRTKSQPKLDRNSSFRHILPGFRSVDNDRSHLMPRLKESRSHESLLSPSSAVEALDLSMEDEVVIKPVHSSILGQDYCFEVTTSTGSKCFSCRSSAERDKWMENLRRAVQPNKDNSRRVENMLKLWIIEAKDLPAKKKYFCELCLDDSLYARTTCKLKTDNVFWGEHFEFNNLPAVKSITAHLYKDTDKKKKKDKNNYIGLVNIPVAAVTGRQFMEKWYPVSTPNPTKGKTSGPMIRIKARYQSMNILPMEMYKEFAEYTTNNYMLLCSVLEPGISVKNKEEMACALVHILQSTGKAKDFLTDLMMSEVDRCGENEHLIFRENTLATKAIEEYLKLVGQKYLQDALGEFIKALYESDENCEVDPSKCSSGDLPEHQSNLKMCCELAFCKIINSYCVFPRELKEVFASWRQECSNRGRPDISERLISASLFLRFLCPAIMSPSLFNLMQEYPDDRTARTLTLIAKVTQNLANFTKFGNKEEYMSFMNQFLEHEWTNMQRFLLEISNPETISNTAGFEGYIDLGRELSTLHSLLSEVVSQMDQSAASKLGPLPRILREVNTALLNPSCVQITTGQSSDHMGSPPAEAGCSISTGLQKMVIDNDLSGLVDFTRLPSPTPENKDLFFVTRSSGIQPSPARSSSYSETNEPDLGMSNGSKSLSMVDLQDPRSLEGGPGPSTSDGLGEGPAPGGGWSARVPQGNIPGGPTLRRPGQNPTTMGNESTPGRPAQLLAPLSFQNPVYQMAACLPVSPRGVTDSGSECHSSVSSHSNNEDGPAGGKHTFLNHGGGGGGGGGGGGSSGDEYTRRSGEFNRRQLSLTETQHQPTVPRQNSAGPQRRIDQPPPQSITRGRTPPNLNSGPYPRPSSGNMMTSSPDWPGAGARLRQQSSSSKGDSPETKQRAQHKQAPSPVNPSALDRTAAWLLNMNVQYLDHEGMEPESLRNREDLTQVEKYQQEIAVLQEKLRASVQKLEEYEARLKGQDEQAQKVLMEYQARLEESEERLRRQQDDKDLQMKGIISRLMSVEEELKKDHSDMQAVVDSKQKIIDAQEKRIASLDAANARLMSALTQLKERYSMQTRNGISPTNPTKLQITENGEFRNSSNC; this is encoded by the exons ATCTCATCTGATGCCAAGGCTGAAGGAGTCTCGCTCCCATGAGTCATTGCTCAGCCCCAGTAGCGCTGTGGAAGCACTGGACTTAAGTATGGAGGACGAGGTTGTCATCAAGCCTGTTCACAGCAGCATCCTCGGGCAGGACTACTGCTTTGAG GTCACCACCTCCACAGGAAGCAAATGTTTTTCCTGCCGTTCATCAGCCGAGAGAGACAAATGGATGGAGAATCTGAGGCGAGCAGTGCAGCCCAACAAG GACAACAGTCGGCGGGTGGAGAACATGCTGAAGCTGTGGATCATCGAGGCTAAGGACCTGCCGGCCAAAAAGAAATACTTCTGCGAGCTCTGTCTGGATGACTCACTCTACGCCCGCACCACCTGTAAACTCAAGACTGACAATGTGTTCTGGGGAGAGCACTTTGAGTTCAATAACCTGCCTGCTGTCAAGAGCATCACGGCCCACCTTTACAAAGACAcggacaagaagaaaaagaaagataaaaacaattACATCGGACTCGTCAACATCCCCGTCGCTGCCGTTACCGGACGACAGTTCATGGAGAAGTGGTATCCAGTCAGCACGCCCAACCCCACCAAGGGCAAGACGTCCGGGCCCATGATCAGAATCAAAGCGCGCTATCAGAGTATGAACATCCTTCCCATGGAGATGTACAAAGAGTTTGCAGAGTACACCACCAATAACTACATGCTGCTATGCTCGGTGCTCGAGCCCGGGATCAGCGTCAAGAACAAAGAGGAGATGGCGTGTGCGCTGGTCCACATCCTACAGAGCACCGGCAAGGCCAAG GACTTCCTCACAGACTTGATGATGTCGGAGGTGGATCGCTGCGGGGAGAACGAGCACCTCATCTTCAGAGAGAACACGCTAGCAACAAAGGCCATAGAGGAATACCTCAAACTGGTGGGACAGAAGTACCTGCAGGACGCCCTCG GTGAGTTCATCAAGGCTCTGTACGAGTCAGACGAGAACTGTGAGGTGGATCCGTCCAAGTGTTCGTCAGGTGACCTGCCGGAACACCAGAGCAACCTGAAGATGTGCTGCGAGTTGGCCTTCTGCAAAATCATCAACTCATACTG CGTCTTTCCACGAGAGCTGAAAGAGGTGTTTGCGTCATGGCGGCAGGAATGCAGCAACAGGGGTCGACCGGACATCAGCGAGCGTTTGATCAGCGCGTCCTTGTTCCTGCGGTTTCTCTGTCCGGCCATCATGTCCCCCTCGCTTTTCAATTTGATGCAGGAGTACCCGGACGACCGCACAGCACGGACGCTCACCCTCATCGCTAAGGTCACCCAGAACCTGGCAAACTTCACCAA ATTTGGTAACAAGGAGGAGTACATGTCCTTCATGAACCAGTTCTTGGAGCACGAGTGGACCAATATGCAGCGCTTCCTGCTCGAAATCTCCAACCCGGAAACGATCTCCAACACGGCGGGCTTCGAGGGGTACATCGACCTCGGCAGGGAACTCTCCACCCTGCACTCCCTCCTCTCTGAGGTGGTGTCCCAGATGGACCAG AGTGCAGCCTCCAAGCTGGGTCCTCTGCCCAGGATCCTGCGGGAGGTGAACACGGCTCTGCTGAACCCGTCCTGCGTCCAGATTACAACCGGACAGTCCTCAGACCACATGGGATCGCCTCCCGCTGAGGCCGGCTGCAGCATCTCCACCGGCCTGCAGAAAATGGTCATAGACAACGACCTTTCAGG ATTAGTTGACTTCACCAGGTTACCCTCCCCTACCCCAGAAAATAAGGACCTATTCTTTGTGACGAGGAGCTCAGGGATCCAGCCTTCCCCGGCGCGCAGTTCGAGCTACTCTGAGACCAACGAACCGGACCTGGGCATGTCCAATGGCAGCAAGAGTCTGTCCATGGTGGACCTCCAGGACCCCCGCAGTCTGGAAGGTGGCCCAGGTCCCAGCACCTCAGATGGCCTGGGTGAAGGCCCGGCTCCTGGTGGAGGCTGGTCGGCCAGAGTCCCACAGGGCAACATCCCCGGAGGTCCCACCCTGAGGAGGCCGGGTCAGAACCCCACCACCATGGGCAACGAGAGCACCCCAGGACGACCCGCTCAGCTATTAGCCCCGCTGTCCTTCCAGAACCCGGTCTACCAGATGGCGGCCTGCCTGCCCGTGTCCCCTCGCGGGGTGACCGACTCGGGCTCAGAGTGCCACAGTTCTGTCAGTTCCCATAGCAACAATGAGGACGGACCGGCAGGAGGGAAGCACACCTTCTTGAACcacggtggaggaggaggaggtggaggcggaGGTGGGGGGAGCAGCGGAGACGAGTACACCAGGCGATCAGGGGAGTTCAACCGCCGACAGCTGTcactcacagaaacacagcacCAGCCCACTGTCCCCAGACAGAACAGCGCCGGCCCTCAGCGGAGGATAGACCAACCTCCGCCTCAGAGCATTACTCGGGGCCGCACACCTCCGAATCTGAACAGCGGACCCTACCCCCGGCCCTCCTCCGGCAACATGATGACATCTTCACCCGACTGGCCCGGCGCAGGCGCTCGATTACGACAGCAGTCCTCGTCCTCCAAGGGCGACAGTCCTGAGACCAAGCAGAGGGCTCAGCACAAACAG GCCCCCTCCCCAGTGAACCCCAGTGCGCTGGACCGCACAGCAGCCTGGCTATTGAATATGAATGTGCAGTATTTAGACCATGAGGGGATGGAGCCCGAGTCactgagaaacagagaggatCTGACTCAGGTGGAGAAG TACCAGCAGGAGATCGCCGTGCTGCAGGAGAAGCTGCGGGCGTCGGTGCAGAAGCTGGAGGAGTACGAGGCCCGGCTGAAGGGTCAGGACGAGCAGGCCCAGAAGGTGCTGATGGAGTACCAGGCCCGGCTGGAGGAGTCGGAGGAGCGCCTGCGCCGACAGCAGGACGACAAGGACCTGCAGATGAAGGGCATCATCAGCAG gTTAATGtcggtggaggaggagctgaagaaggatCACTCAGACATGCAGGCAGTGGTGGACTCCAAACAGAAGATCATCGACGCACAG gagaagCGTATCGCGTCGCTGGACGCCGCCAACGCCCGTCTGATGAGCGCCCTGACGCAGCTGAAGGAGCGCTACAGCATGCAGACCCGCAACGGCATCTCGCCCACCAACCCCACCAAACTGCAGATCACCGAGAACGGAGAGTTCAGGAACAGCAGCAACTGTTAG
- the dab2ipb gene encoding disabled homolog 2-interacting protein isoform X11, whose product MDPDTSTQPEPQNESPPERTGRRRSMPGSSSDKTAPTMEATSTAATPFRVTGFLSRRLKGSIKRTKSQPKLDRNSSFRHILPGFRSVDNDRSHLMPRLKESRSHESLLSPSSAVEALDLSMEDEVVIKPVHSSILGQDYCFEVTTSTGSKCFSCRSSAERDKWMENLRRAVQPNKDNSRRVENMLKLWIIEAKDLPAKKKYFCELCLDDSLYARTTCKLKTDNVFWGEHFEFNNLPAVKSITAHLYKDTDKKKKKDKNNYIGLVNIPVAAVTGRQFMEKWYPVSTPNPTKGKTSGPMIRIKARYQSMNILPMEMYKEFAEYTTNNYMLLCSVLEPGISVKNKEEMACALVHILQSTGKAKDFLTDLMMSEVDRCGENEHLIFRENTLATKAIEEYLKLVGQKYLQDALGEFIKALYESDENCEVDPSKCSSGDLPEHQSNLKMCCELAFCKIINSYCVFPRELKEVFASWRQECSNRGRPDISERLISASLFLRFLCPAIMSPSLFNLMQEYPDDRTARTLTLIAKVTQNLANFTKFGNKEEYMSFMNQFLEHEWTNMQRFLLEISNPETISNTAGFEGYIDLGRELSTLHSLLSEVVSQMDQSAASKLGPLPRILREVNTALLNPSCVQITTGQSSDHMGSPPAEAGCSISTGLQKMVIDNDLSGLVDFTRLPSPTPENKDLFFVTRSSGIQPSPARSSSYSETNEPDLGMSNGSKSLSMVDLQDPRSLEGGPGPSTSDGLGEGPAPGGGWSARVPQGNIPGGPTLRRPGQNPTTMGNESTPGRPAQLLAPLSFQNPVYQMAACLPVSPRGVTDSGSECHSSVSSHSNNEDGPAGGKHTFLNHGGGGGGGGGGGGSSGDEYTRRSGEFNRRQLSLTETQHQPTVPRQNSAGPQRRIDQPPPQSITRGRTPPNLNSGPYPRPSSGNMMTSSPDWPGAGARLRQQSSSSKGDSPETKQRAQHKQAPSPVNPSALDRTAAWLLNMNVQYLDHEGMEPESLRNREDLTQVEKYQQEIAVLQEKLRASVQKLEEYEARLKGQDEQAQKVLMEYQARLEESEERLRRQQDDKDLQMKGIISRLMSVEEELKKDHSDMQAVVDSKQKIIDAQEKRIASLDAANARLMSALTQLKERYSMQTRNGISPTNPTKLQITENGEFRNSSNC is encoded by the exons ATCTCATCTGATGCCAAGGCTGAAGGAGTCTCGCTCCCATGAGTCATTGCTCAGCCCCAGTAGCGCTGTGGAAGCACTGGACTTAAGTATGGAGGACGAGGTTGTCATCAAGCCTGTTCACAGCAGCATCCTCGGGCAGGACTACTGCTTTGAG GTCACCACCTCCACAGGAAGCAAATGTTTTTCCTGCCGTTCATCAGCCGAGAGAGACAAATGGATGGAGAATCTGAGGCGAGCAGTGCAGCCCAACAAG GACAACAGTCGGCGGGTGGAGAACATGCTGAAGCTGTGGATCATCGAGGCTAAGGACCTGCCGGCCAAAAAGAAATACTTCTGCGAGCTCTGTCTGGATGACTCACTCTACGCCCGCACCACCTGTAAACTCAAGACTGACAATGTGTTCTGGGGAGAGCACTTTGAGTTCAATAACCTGCCTGCTGTCAAGAGCATCACGGCCCACCTTTACAAAGACAcggacaagaagaaaaagaaagataaaaacaattACATCGGACTCGTCAACATCCCCGTCGCTGCCGTTACCGGACGACAGTTCATGGAGAAGTGGTATCCAGTCAGCACGCCCAACCCCACCAAGGGCAAGACGTCCGGGCCCATGATCAGAATCAAAGCGCGCTATCAGAGTATGAACATCCTTCCCATGGAGATGTACAAAGAGTTTGCAGAGTACACCACCAATAACTACATGCTGCTATGCTCGGTGCTCGAGCCCGGGATCAGCGTCAAGAACAAAGAGGAGATGGCGTGTGCGCTGGTCCACATCCTACAGAGCACCGGCAAGGCCAAG GACTTCCTCACAGACTTGATGATGTCGGAGGTGGATCGCTGCGGGGAGAACGAGCACCTCATCTTCAGAGAGAACACGCTAGCAACAAAGGCCATAGAGGAATACCTCAAACTGGTGGGACAGAAGTACCTGCAGGACGCCCTCG GTGAGTTCATCAAGGCTCTGTACGAGTCAGACGAGAACTGTGAGGTGGATCCGTCCAAGTGTTCGTCAGGTGACCTGCCGGAACACCAGAGCAACCTGAAGATGTGCTGCGAGTTGGCCTTCTGCAAAATCATCAACTCATACTG CGTCTTTCCACGAGAGCTGAAAGAGGTGTTTGCGTCATGGCGGCAGGAATGCAGCAACAGGGGTCGACCGGACATCAGCGAGCGTTTGATCAGCGCGTCCTTGTTCCTGCGGTTTCTCTGTCCGGCCATCATGTCCCCCTCGCTTTTCAATTTGATGCAGGAGTACCCGGACGACCGCACAGCACGGACGCTCACCCTCATCGCTAAGGTCACCCAGAACCTGGCAAACTTCACCAA ATTTGGTAACAAGGAGGAGTACATGTCCTTCATGAACCAGTTCTTGGAGCACGAGTGGACCAATATGCAGCGCTTCCTGCTCGAAATCTCCAACCCGGAAACGATCTCCAACACGGCGGGCTTCGAGGGGTACATCGACCTCGGCAGGGAACTCTCCACCCTGCACTCCCTCCTCTCTGAGGTGGTGTCCCAGATGGACCAG AGTGCAGCCTCCAAGCTGGGTCCTCTGCCCAGGATCCTGCGGGAGGTGAACACGGCTCTGCTGAACCCGTCCTGCGTCCAGATTACAACCGGACAGTCCTCAGACCACATGGGATCGCCTCCCGCTGAGGCCGGCTGCAGCATCTCCACCGGCCTGCAGAAAATGGTCATAGACAACGACCTTTCAGG ATTAGTTGACTTCACCAGGTTACCCTCCCCTACCCCAGAAAATAAGGACCTATTCTTTGTGACGAGGAGCTCAGGGATCCAGCCTTCCCCGGCGCGCAGTTCGAGCTACTCTGAGACCAACGAACCGGACCTGGGCATGTCCAATGGCAGCAAGAGTCTGTCCATGGTGGACCTCCAGGACCCCCGCAGTCTGGAAGGTGGCCCAGGTCCCAGCACCTCAGATGGCCTGGGTGAAGGCCCGGCTCCTGGTGGAGGCTGGTCGGCCAGAGTCCCACAGGGCAACATCCCCGGAGGTCCCACCCTGAGGAGGCCGGGTCAGAACCCCACCACCATGGGCAACGAGAGCACCCCAGGACGACCCGCTCAGCTATTAGCCCCGCTGTCCTTCCAGAACCCGGTCTACCAGATGGCGGCCTGCCTGCCCGTGTCCCCTCGCGGGGTGACCGACTCGGGCTCAGAGTGCCACAGTTCTGTCAGTTCCCATAGCAACAATGAGGACGGACCGGCAGGAGGGAAGCACACCTTCTTGAACcacggtggaggaggaggaggtggaggcggaGGTGGGGGGAGCAGCGGAGACGAGTACACCAGGCGATCAGGGGAGTTCAACCGCCGACAGCTGTcactcacagaaacacagcacCAGCCCACTGTCCCCAGACAGAACAGCGCCGGCCCTCAGCGGAGGATAGACCAACCTCCGCCTCAGAGCATTACTCGGGGCCGCACACCTCCGAATCTGAACAGCGGACCCTACCCCCGGCCCTCCTCCGGCAACATGATGACATCTTCACCCGACTGGCCCGGCGCAGGCGCTCGATTACGACAGCAGTCCTCGTCCTCCAAGGGCGACAGTCCTGAGACCAAGCAGAGGGCTCAGCACAAACAG GCCCCCTCCCCAGTGAACCCCAGTGCGCTGGACCGCACAGCAGCCTGGCTATTGAATATGAATGTGCAGTATTTAGACCATGAGGGGATGGAGCCCGAGTCactgagaaacagagaggatCTGACTCAGGTGGAGAAG TACCAGCAGGAGATCGCCGTGCTGCAGGAGAAGCTGCGGGCGTCGGTGCAGAAGCTGGAGGAGTACGAGGCCCGGCTGAAGGGTCAGGACGAGCAGGCCCAGAAGGTGCTGATGGAGTACCAGGCCCGGCTGGAGGAGTCGGAGGAGCGCCTGCGCCGACAGCAGGACGACAAGGACCTGCAGATGAAGGGCATCATCAGCAG gTTAATGtcggtggaggaggagctgaagaaggatCACTCAGACATGCAGGCAGTGGTGGACTCCAAACAGAAGATCATCGACGCACAG gagaagCGTATCGCGTCGCTGGACGCCGCCAACGCCCGTCTGATGAGCGCCCTGACGCAGCTGAAGGAGCGCTACAGCATGCAGACCCGCAACGGCATCTCGCCCACCAACCCCACCAAACTGCAGATCACCGAGAACGGAGAGTTCAGGAACAGCAGCAACTGTTAG
- the dab2ipb gene encoding disabled homolog 2-interacting protein isoform X13 — protein MPGSSSDKTAPTMEATSTAATPFRVTGFLSRRLKGSIKRTKSQPKLDRNSSFRHILPGFRSVDNDRSHLMPRLKESRSHESLLSPSSAVEALDLSMEDEVVIKPVHSSILGQDYCFEVTTSTGSKCFSCRSSAERDKWMENLRRAVQPNKDNSRRVENMLKLWIIEAKDLPAKKKYFCELCLDDSLYARTTCKLKTDNVFWGEHFEFNNLPAVKSITAHLYKDTDKKKKKDKNNYIGLVNIPVAAVTGRQFMEKWYPVSTPNPTKGKTSGPMIRIKARYQSMNILPMEMYKEFAEYTTNNYMLLCSVLEPGISVKNKEEMACALVHILQSTGKAKDFLTDLMMSEVDRCGENEHLIFRENTLATKAIEEYLKLVGQKYLQDALGEFIKALYESDENCEVDPSKCSSGDLPEHQSNLKMCCELAFCKIINSYCVFPRELKEVFASWRQECSNRGRPDISERLISASLFLRFLCPAIMSPSLFNLMQEYPDDRTARTLTLIAKVTQNLANFTKFGNKEEYMSFMNQFLEHEWTNMQRFLLEISNPETISNTAGFEGYIDLGRELSTLHSLLSEVVSQMDQSAASKLGPLPRILREVNTALLNPSCVQITTGQSSDHMGSPPAEAGCSISTGLQKMVIDNDLSGLVDFTRLPSPTPENKDLFFVTRSSGIQPSPARSSSYSETNEPDLGMSNGSKSLSMVDLQDPRSLEGGPGPSTSDGLGEGPAPGGGWSARVPQGNIPGGPTLRRPGQNPTTMGNESTPGRPAQLLAPLSFQNPVYQMAACLPVSPRGVTDSGSECHSSVSSHSNNEDGPAGGKHTFLNHGGGGGGGGGGGGSSGDEYTRRSGEFNRRQLSLTETQHQPTVPRQNSAGPQRRIDQPPPQSITRGRTPPNLNSGPYPRPSSGNMMTSSPDWPGAGARLRQQSSSSKGDSPETKQRAQHKQAPSPVNPSALDRTAAWLLNMNVQYLDHEGMEPESLRNREDLTQVEKYQQEIAVLQEKLRASVQKLEEYEARLKGQDEQAQKVLMEYQARLEESEERLRRQQDDKDLQMKGIISRLMSVEEELKKDHSDMQAVVDSKQKIIDAQEKRIASLDAANARLMSALTQLKERYSMQTRNGISPTNPTKLQITENGEFRNSSNC, from the exons ATCTCATCTGATGCCAAGGCTGAAGGAGTCTCGCTCCCATGAGTCATTGCTCAGCCCCAGTAGCGCTGTGGAAGCACTGGACTTAAGTATGGAGGACGAGGTTGTCATCAAGCCTGTTCACAGCAGCATCCTCGGGCAGGACTACTGCTTTGAG GTCACCACCTCCACAGGAAGCAAATGTTTTTCCTGCCGTTCATCAGCCGAGAGAGACAAATGGATGGAGAATCTGAGGCGAGCAGTGCAGCCCAACAAG GACAACAGTCGGCGGGTGGAGAACATGCTGAAGCTGTGGATCATCGAGGCTAAGGACCTGCCGGCCAAAAAGAAATACTTCTGCGAGCTCTGTCTGGATGACTCACTCTACGCCCGCACCACCTGTAAACTCAAGACTGACAATGTGTTCTGGGGAGAGCACTTTGAGTTCAATAACCTGCCTGCTGTCAAGAGCATCACGGCCCACCTTTACAAAGACAcggacaagaagaaaaagaaagataaaaacaattACATCGGACTCGTCAACATCCCCGTCGCTGCCGTTACCGGACGACAGTTCATGGAGAAGTGGTATCCAGTCAGCACGCCCAACCCCACCAAGGGCAAGACGTCCGGGCCCATGATCAGAATCAAAGCGCGCTATCAGAGTATGAACATCCTTCCCATGGAGATGTACAAAGAGTTTGCAGAGTACACCACCAATAACTACATGCTGCTATGCTCGGTGCTCGAGCCCGGGATCAGCGTCAAGAACAAAGAGGAGATGGCGTGTGCGCTGGTCCACATCCTACAGAGCACCGGCAAGGCCAAG GACTTCCTCACAGACTTGATGATGTCGGAGGTGGATCGCTGCGGGGAGAACGAGCACCTCATCTTCAGAGAGAACACGCTAGCAACAAAGGCCATAGAGGAATACCTCAAACTGGTGGGACAGAAGTACCTGCAGGACGCCCTCG GTGAGTTCATCAAGGCTCTGTACGAGTCAGACGAGAACTGTGAGGTGGATCCGTCCAAGTGTTCGTCAGGTGACCTGCCGGAACACCAGAGCAACCTGAAGATGTGCTGCGAGTTGGCCTTCTGCAAAATCATCAACTCATACTG CGTCTTTCCACGAGAGCTGAAAGAGGTGTTTGCGTCATGGCGGCAGGAATGCAGCAACAGGGGTCGACCGGACATCAGCGAGCGTTTGATCAGCGCGTCCTTGTTCCTGCGGTTTCTCTGTCCGGCCATCATGTCCCCCTCGCTTTTCAATTTGATGCAGGAGTACCCGGACGACCGCACAGCACGGACGCTCACCCTCATCGCTAAGGTCACCCAGAACCTGGCAAACTTCACCAA ATTTGGTAACAAGGAGGAGTACATGTCCTTCATGAACCAGTTCTTGGAGCACGAGTGGACCAATATGCAGCGCTTCCTGCTCGAAATCTCCAACCCGGAAACGATCTCCAACACGGCGGGCTTCGAGGGGTACATCGACCTCGGCAGGGAACTCTCCACCCTGCACTCCCTCCTCTCTGAGGTGGTGTCCCAGATGGACCAG AGTGCAGCCTCCAAGCTGGGTCCTCTGCCCAGGATCCTGCGGGAGGTGAACACGGCTCTGCTGAACCCGTCCTGCGTCCAGATTACAACCGGACAGTCCTCAGACCACATGGGATCGCCTCCCGCTGAGGCCGGCTGCAGCATCTCCACCGGCCTGCAGAAAATGGTCATAGACAACGACCTTTCAGG ATTAGTTGACTTCACCAGGTTACCCTCCCCTACCCCAGAAAATAAGGACCTATTCTTTGTGACGAGGAGCTCAGGGATCCAGCCTTCCCCGGCGCGCAGTTCGAGCTACTCTGAGACCAACGAACCGGACCTGGGCATGTCCAATGGCAGCAAGAGTCTGTCCATGGTGGACCTCCAGGACCCCCGCAGTCTGGAAGGTGGCCCAGGTCCCAGCACCTCAGATGGCCTGGGTGAAGGCCCGGCTCCTGGTGGAGGCTGGTCGGCCAGAGTCCCACAGGGCAACATCCCCGGAGGTCCCACCCTGAGGAGGCCGGGTCAGAACCCCACCACCATGGGCAACGAGAGCACCCCAGGACGACCCGCTCAGCTATTAGCCCCGCTGTCCTTCCAGAACCCGGTCTACCAGATGGCGGCCTGCCTGCCCGTGTCCCCTCGCGGGGTGACCGACTCGGGCTCAGAGTGCCACAGTTCTGTCAGTTCCCATAGCAACAATGAGGACGGACCGGCAGGAGGGAAGCACACCTTCTTGAACcacggtggaggaggaggaggtggaggcggaGGTGGGGGGAGCAGCGGAGACGAGTACACCAGGCGATCAGGGGAGTTCAACCGCCGACAGCTGTcactcacagaaacacagcacCAGCCCACTGTCCCCAGACAGAACAGCGCCGGCCCTCAGCGGAGGATAGACCAACCTCCGCCTCAGAGCATTACTCGGGGCCGCACACCTCCGAATCTGAACAGCGGACCCTACCCCCGGCCCTCCTCCGGCAACATGATGACATCTTCACCCGACTGGCCCGGCGCAGGCGCTCGATTACGACAGCAGTCCTCGTCCTCCAAGGGCGACAGTCCTGAGACCAAGCAGAGGGCTCAGCACAAACAG GCCCCCTCCCCAGTGAACCCCAGTGCGCTGGACCGCACAGCAGCCTGGCTATTGAATATGAATGTGCAGTATTTAGACCATGAGGGGATGGAGCCCGAGTCactgagaaacagagaggatCTGACTCAGGTGGAGAAG TACCAGCAGGAGATCGCCGTGCTGCAGGAGAAGCTGCGGGCGTCGGTGCAGAAGCTGGAGGAGTACGAGGCCCGGCTGAAGGGTCAGGACGAGCAGGCCCAGAAGGTGCTGATGGAGTACCAGGCCCGGCTGGAGGAGTCGGAGGAGCGCCTGCGCCGACAGCAGGACGACAAGGACCTGCAGATGAAGGGCATCATCAGCAG gTTAATGtcggtggaggaggagctgaagaaggatCACTCAGACATGCAGGCAGTGGTGGACTCCAAACAGAAGATCATCGACGCACAG gagaagCGTATCGCGTCGCTGGACGCCGCCAACGCCCGTCTGATGAGCGCCCTGACGCAGCTGAAGGAGCGCTACAGCATGCAGACCCGCAACGGCATCTCGCCCACCAACCCCACCAAACTGCAGATCACCGAGAACGGAGAGTTCAGGAACAGCAGCAACTGTTAG